A section of the Bombus fervidus isolate BK054 chromosome 9, iyBomFerv1, whole genome shotgun sequence genome encodes:
- the Wnk gene encoding wnk kinase isoform X3, with protein sequence MPRCCNENKAVSSVGTSREHNTEDILLTQSRSFTIGNQLELEEDPPIVEKSHRRVRCDLSPVPTSTSTNLNIKLLSIKADRNSRQDQVETGSGGYRERKKEIKKRAAIGNTVRGFLSSGHSRQDRYETNRQQSSGGSGLSSLCPKLVASGGSGNQSGISLAVGHLASQEGVGPCSVVTTQRIHNHTHNHKRQRKLSIVSQAGTSAHSSGDRKTSNLSRSSTPICKKQVRTQRADHTDSLSITSNGVASSSPSSKKKVLSALRICEKSSSRNLNSPSLDHENDRSFSDAEEAITATENVFNVPGSSSTPSTPLSRLKSKKSDEDETSVEYNISKEGADSSRNPSDKKGSLDSNEEKTSTLECFESSKTSNIIKKISANSIDEEISTQNKQKIISTSSTSTKSSNIKSRNKYVAEKMIEQHNSKNLKGINMEKNINTSSSTETSMSSTANKNNEKTKRKTSNEEPKSTNIAENEDLTKNSEKNVIDDKNDMQQSEEMVKSSRFVTSKVSEEIVETEIKDIDAQREVEEEVTIYDEDDNGTSISDIVATQALHESLSKLGKVPPLDTELKNVKDTNTQDETKMVKEEKEKEVVQEEAVEGFIGPLLDENFKADEKLTQKTMAMEEVRNLLMKVKVQTVEDDDDEEKAIGISPDGRFLKFEEEIGRGSFKTVYRGLDTQTGVAVAWCELQEKKLNKTERLRFREEAEMLKGLQHPNIVRFYDYWEVTLTRRKYIVLVTELMTSGTLKTYLRRFKKINPKVVKSWCRQILKGLSFLHSRSPPIIHRDLKCDNIFITGTTGSVKIGDLGLATLKNRSFAKSVIGTPEFMAPEMYEEHYDESVDVYAFGMCMLEMATSEYPYSECTGPAQIYKRVVSGVKPQSYDKVENPEVREIIEMCIRLKKEERPLVKDLLNHEFFADDVGLKLEMVSRDSAVADAELSRVEFRLRVLDPKKRTNKHKENEAIQFDFDIQTDNAEEVASEMAKSSLILEEDVKAVAKMLKSQISTLLREREERKAKEEKERLDREADSANTTNENLLQQQLLLQQMQLQQQQQQMQSNMSIQMQGQVQMQLQQNQIPLQQQQQMQTAAQQPQQHNLQPQQVQLVQQQPLMQQQTSVVQPQQAQQMQQVTQVSQQQVQYQQQQYQQQLQQQYQQQQQQPQQQYQQQQQQPQQQYQQQQQQPQQQYQQQQQQPQQFPQHVTQNLTATSSQCSTPQTVQTQPQFPPVSQQIQQQQHLHQQQQYIQLNQMNVPQQMGHQIQQAQIQILSQPQHMHQQISQPPQVQYSQPQIQHVQNQQYYQQNTTGTSGYSTQPLYQQNISQQVYHSYASSSSSGHVEILSSNQPTAQIYSHPSIPQNTAPPTSQPYMQPQPGQVQASVPTGLNLQSTSSATHIQNTITSTIPNMQSAPTLISNSGHQSQSQQNVLVQMKYSQSSSIPTSVPISSGISVPSTTVSQQQQHFISNTEQLCSNTERSSLSKQDTMDSVQSLPTDVPPTIQDQGNVSNVSNISTSQAAMPNEGINQESAENVTSSERSRVKRSGTKRKKPGIKLTVLSVSSNEGQSMIVECQLDTSKQKTVTFKFDRDDMVPTDIANNLVAENLLPQSQCETFVELIEDIVKQLRLDPTRALPLVAHGPPDQSAGGSPVTSRRPRDRDHSLDTAKQVRHGSLTRQSSHRSSYKIHRRHRSRDETSNTSTPTKLLPIDQILSHITGSTSMDKQQNVQTPDSQMGPENTSAEASRRSSTSTQNTDTLTPTNLPSDPTDPTQETIVSATADTVLDAQSILKDETTKSTYIQSQITDSTVNQINEKSKESVVQDAMEQEKETNKETHFDATAAEVATLTAPPPARKISRFLVSPVVEQKIVTSEEGGSTSVENTDKSNVLTTQPSSLSQSNTIDEGQVKHDDLEVNVLEAQAMVPEKSNIEIVTQNPQCIAEQVDTVQTIQQPVQQSITLQSTVQGQAILPISQMQQNVSAVQSSQQNVMVPGSAITHQSPQQVQVVSQNVAMPQKDPQTQVASSGINISGQYQNQSMPCNILLQQQQIPIQQSIAQMHIQPEHQHQGQMQAQRPLQQFQHQQIPQQHQQYVILPRHIPQLQPATIMDERNRRISNISTTSNMSTDSQISEITNMTDDKKQTMIMPNLSMPQTQHVQFISQPDGSNITPLPQTVLEPIQQLQTAPQATVTVPANVSVPVSVPAHQTVTVEIAPKVTLKTKEVSSTLPDLAQNLANILSNPKSKSVTPHCLTTHEPSQAVNIPGTTILEYKPTLQSEQYFQPIQPEASQIQLQPQLQHNYQVNTTQQGISQTFQFSQQPHQAQIPLQQTMQLNATHQIDPQLQMAQQNFQQSKWAASMNQNIIQQSVSIRHIQQIQPQSQQTIPQHVIQEIQNVESCISSDQSQFHLKLPDQQLLGKVSETEAQEANSAGRTSSECPLLLENESSSHDVTPEHTIVESVDSVLFTQNQTLQQQQQQQQHQQQQQHRKLSQQNSLDKVSDTTTGTSVLGGTGPQTIADLHQKLVQLTSQPSEALNVGTPPISYPATPHNHQIIGGYDAYMHSLQQKLVNIGMPISTTHGIQGPLSPQTTIQSTTNLTDSNVPTSVESSVLTQESSIQQLTLSQTHVDCSLDSPTPTLGGAPVGSETMSPSKESIKVRTQRPGSRLQELEQELAKIHRGSIPATASPQPLTPPVSISSVPPSSVGSIQLQPSLQSTQSLLTTVPPVTAVPVATVTPSVFTSRSDTNTPVQIESQENVSEVSTTQPVRKISRFVVSKVAGPPSNAATPIQQHTDMSKNQTEDSKVYHIDDTQGTPVQITHSREGSLPPTQITQPINAPVVEQTEKDERFWTLTPSEEYQLLIKKQTMELESLQRRHREELERFQQHQLQLLIQQQQQASVLHQHHHQHHPVLYHTVTTSVPGQTRLPGTEDYLMFNTTPQTPLQKAPSNYPDTDETLRLAMQKLKQTPLQLQPQQTATGIPHAYVIPIPVVPSETMQNVSTQQPTSYTSELTESLEPAHNPTIINSTQYQFTPILPDGTNIAVSSTGSLVTPIPISSSTGSGGYIQYHDNQTLSNFQTFSCTPHGGFFLPAGYRLIYAPSGGTSQSQPATPATPHIGNSHDGTPPAEPLHAANVDNSTAPPSHTDQ encoded by the exons ATGCCGAGATGCTGCAATGAAAACAAGGCAGTGAGTTCGGTTGGCACTAGTCGGGAACATAATACGGAAGATATTTTGTTAACACAGAGTCGTTCTTTTACAATTGGAAATCAGTTGGAATTAGAGGAAGATCCACCAATTGTTGAGAAATCACACAGAAGAGTAAGGTGTGATCTAAGTCCAGTTCCAACAAGCACAAGTACTAATTTGAATATAAAGCTTTTAAGTATTAAG GCAGATAGAAATAGTCGTCAAGATCAAGTGGAGACTGGATCTGGTGGGTACAGAGaacggaagaaagaaattaaaaagagagCAGCTATAGGCAATACAGTGCGTGGATTCCTCTCATCTGGCCACAGCAGGCAGGACAG GTATGAGACAAATAGACAACAATCTTCAGGGGGAAGTGGCCTGTCAAGTTTATGTCCAAAGCTGGTGGCCAGTGGAGGTAGCGGTAATCAGAGTGGGATTAGTCTGGCAGTGGGCCACTTAGCCTCTCAAGAAGGAGTAGGTCCTTGCTCAGTTGTAACCACTCAAAGAATTCATAATCACACACATAATCACAAACGCCAAAGAAAATTATCTATTGTCTCACAAGCTGGCACTAGTGCTCATAGTTCTGGAGATAGAAAG ACATCAAATCTAAGCCGTTCCTCTACACCAATTTGCAAAAAGCAAGTGCGGACACAAAGGGCTGATCATACGGATTCATTATCGATAACAAGTAACGGAGTCGCCAGTAGCTCACCTTCTTCTAAAAAGAAAGTTTTATCTGCGTTACGAATTTGTGAAAAATCATCATCTCGGAATCTCAATTCACCATCTTTAGATCATGAAAATGATCGCAGTTTTAGCGATGCAGAGGAAGCTATTACAGCAACAGAAAATGTGTTCAATGTGCCAG GATCCAGTTCCACACCTTCAACACCACTTAGTCgattgaaatcaaaaaaatcgGACGAAGATGAAACGAGTGTGGAATACAATATTAGTAAAGAAGGTGCTGATTCCTCACGAAACCCATCAGACAAAAAAGGATCACTAGATTCCAACGAAGAAAAGACGTCTACATTAGAATGTTTCGAATCTTCTAAAACttcgaatattataaaaaaaatatcggcAAATAGTATCGACGAAGAAATAAGTACACAGAATaagcaaaaaataatttccactTCTTCCACAAGTACGAAATCCAGCAATATAAAATCTAGAAACAAATATGTTGCAGAAAAGATGATTGAGCAACACAATAGCAAAAATTTAAAAGGaataaatatggaaaaaaatataaatacaagttCGTCCACAGAAACATCCATGAGTTCAACagctaataaaaataacgaaaaaacCAAACGGAAAACGTCTAACGAAGAGCCGAAATCTACTAATATTGCAGAGAATGAAGACTTAACTAAAAATTCTGAGAAAAATGTGATAGATGATAAAAATGACATGCAACAAAGTGAAGAAATGGTAAAAAGCTCAAGATTTGTAACATCAAAAGTGTCAGAAGAAATTGTGGAAACTGAGATTAAGGATATAGATGCGCAAAgagaagtagaagaagaagtgACGATATATGATGAAGATGATAATGGCACCAGTATCAGTGATATTGTTGCTACTCAAGCGCTTCATGAATCTCTAAGTAAATTAGGTAAAGTACCACCATTAGATACTGAGTTGAAGAATGTCAAGGATACAAACACCCAAGACGAAACCAAGATggtaaaggaagaaaaagaaaaggaagtcGTGCAAGAAGAAGCAGTGGAAGGATTTATTGGTCCTTTActtgatgaaaattttaaagcaGATGAAAAATTAACACAGAAAACAATGGCTATGGAAGAAGTACGAAATTTATTGATGAAAGTTAAAGTGCAAACTGTTgaagatgatgatgatgaagaAAAGGCTATAGGTATATCACCAGATGgtagatttttaaaatttgaagaagaaaTTGGTAGAGGCAGCTTTAAGACTGTATATAGAGGTCTGGATACTCAAACTGGTGTAGCTGTTGCTTGGTGTGAATTGCAG gaaaaaaaattaaataagacGGAAAGATTAAGATTTCGAGAGGAAGCAGAAATGTTGAAAGGTTTACAACACCCAAATATTGTCAGGTTTTATGACTATTGGGAAGTTACACTTAcacgtagaaaatatattgtgCTAGTCACTGAACTTATGACTTCAGGAACCTTGAAAAC GTATCTAagacgatttaaaaaaattaatccaAAAGTTGTAAAATCTTGGTGTCGACAAATTTTGAAAGGCCTTAGTTTCTTGCATTCGAGGTCACCACCAATTATTCATCGTGATTTAAAATGTGACAATATCTTTATTACTGGTACCACAGGAAGTGTAAAAATTGGCGATTTGGGACTTGCTACTCTTAAAAACAGGAGTTTTGCAAAAAGTGTTATTGGAACACCCGAATTTATGGCACCAGAAATGTATGAAGAACATTACGATGAATCCGTTGACGTTTATGCGTTTGGAATGTGTATGCTTGAAATGGCTACTAGTGAATATCCATATTCAGAATGTACTGGACCGGCACAAATATATAAACGCGTAGTATCg GGTGTAAAGCCGCAAAGTTACGATAAAGTGGAAAATCCAGAAGTACGTGAGATTATAGAAATGTGCATTcgattgaaaaaagaagaacggcCTTTAGTTAAAGATCTTTTAAATCACGAATTTTTTGCGGACGATGTTGgcttaaaattagaaatggTTTCAAGAGATTCAGCCGTAGCAGATGCGGAATTATCGCGTGTTGAATTCCGACTTCGAGTGTTGGATCCCAAGAAACGTACTAACAAACATAAAGAGAACGAGGCGATACAGTTTGATTTTGACATTCAAACTGATAATGCAGAAGAAGTAGCCTCAGAAATGGCTAAATCTAGCCTTATACTTGAGGAAGATGTCAAGGCTGTagcaaaaatgttaaaatcgCAAATCAGCACTTTGTtacgagagagagaagaaCGTAAAgccaaagaagaaaaggaacgtTTAGATCGAGAAGCGGATAGTGCTAATACAAccaatgaaaatttgttacagCAACAATTATTACTTCAACAAATGCAAttgcaacagcaacaacaacagatGCAATCAAATATGAGCATCCAAATGCAAGGTCAAGTACAAATGCAGTTGCAACAGAATCAAATACCTttgcaacaacaacaacaaatgCAAACTGCTGCACAACAACCTCAGCAACACAATTTACAACCACAACAAGTCCAATTGGTTCAACAGCAACCATTAATGCAGCAACAAACGTCTGTTGTTCAGCCACAGCAAGCACAACAAATGCAACAAGTGACTCAGGTTTCACAGCAGCAAGTGCAGTACCAACAACAGCAATATCAACAACAGTTACAACAACAAtatcaacagcaacaacaacagccaCAACAACAAtatcaacagcaacaacaacagccaCAACAACAAtatcaacagcaacaacaacagccaCAACAACAAtatcaacagcaacaacaacagccaCAACAATTTCCTCAGCATGTTACGCAAAATTTAACTGCTACTTCTTCACAATGCTCTACCCCTCAAACTGTACAGACTCAACCACAATTTCCTCCAGTATCTCAACAAatacaacaacagcaacattTGCATCAGCAACAACAGTACATACAACTGAATCAAATGAATGTGCCGCAACAGATGGGTCATCAAATACAACAAGCAcagatacaaattttatcacaACCCCAACATATGCATCAGCAAATATCGCAACCTCCACAAGTGCAATATTCTCAACCGCAAATACAGCATGTTCAAAATCAGCAGTACTATCAGCAGAATACGACAGGAACCTCAGGATACAGTACGCAACCCCTATATCAGCAAAATATATCTCAACAAGTGTATCATTCATATGCCAGCTCAAGTTCCTCTGGCCATGTAGAGATTTTATCATCCAACCAGCCTACAGCCCAAATTTATTCTCATCCAAGTATCCCTCAGAATACAGCACCTCCAACTTCACAGCCTTACATGCAACCACAGCCAGGACAAGTGCAAGCATCTGTACCAACTGGTCTAAATCTTCAGAGCACGTCATCAGCGACtcatatacaaaatacaataacATCAACAATTCCAAATATGCAAAGTGCACCTACTCTTATTTCGAACAGTGGACATCAATCTCAGTCTCAACAAAATGTCTTAgttcaaatgaaatattcgcaAAGTTCTAGTATCCCTACTTCTGTACCCATATCATCTGGGATTTCTGTGCCATCAACAACAGTGTCTCAGCAACAACagcattttatttcaaacacaGAACAGCTATGTTCTAACACAGAAAGATCTTCTTTATCTAAACAAGATACAATGGATTCTGTGCAATCTTTGCCAACAGACGTACCGCCTACTATTCAGGATCAAGGAAATGTCTCTAACGTGTCTAACATAAGCACATCTCAAGCAGCGATGCCAAATGAAGg aataaatcAAGAAAGTGCAGAGAATGTCACTTCATCCGAAAGATCTAGAGTAAAAAGATCCGGTACGAAACGTAAAAAGCCTGGTATCAAATTAACAGTTTTATCTGTAAGTAGTAATGAGGGGCAATCAATGATTGTTGAATGTCAGTTAGATACCAGCAAACAAAAAACTGTGACATTTAAATTCGATAGAGATGATATGGTACCTACTGACATTGCTAATAACCTG GTTGCTGAAAATTTATTGCCACAATCTCAATGTGAAACGTTCGTTGAATTGATAGAAGATATCGTTAAACAATTACGTTTGGATCCTACACGGGCTTTACCTTTAGTAGCACATGGTCCACCAGATCAATCTGCCGGTGGTAGTCCAGTCACGAGTCGTCGGCCTAGAGATCGTGACCACAGTCTTGATACAGCTAAG CAGGTGAGACATGGCTCGCTAACTCGTCAAAGCAGCCACCGATCGTCGTACAAAATCCATCGTAGACACCGTTCG AGAGACGAAACTTCCAATACTTCTACACCTACCAAATTATTACCGATTGATCAAATTCTTTCTCACATTACGGGCTCCACCTCCATGGATAAGCAACAAAATGTGCAAACGCCTGATAGCCAAATGGGTCCTGAAAACACATCAGCTGAAGCATCCAGAAGATCATCAACCTCTACACAAAATACGGATACATTAACACCGACTAATTTACCAAGCGATCCCACTGATCCAACTCAGGAAACCATAGTTTCTGCAACAGCAGACACAGTGTTAGACGCGCAAAGTATACTTAAAGATGAAACAACTAAATCAACTTATATCCAAAGTCAAATAACTGATTCGACTGtaaatcaaataaatgaaaaatctaaAGAATCCGTCGTTCAAGATGCAATGGaacaagagaaagaaacgaataaagaGACACATTTTGATGCCACAGCTGCAGAAGTAGCTACATTAACTGCGCCACCTCCAGCACGAAAAATTTCTCGTTTTTTAGTTAGCCCTGTAGTTGAACAGAAGATTGTTACAAGTGAAGAGGGAGGATCTACTTCTGTAGAAAATACAGATAAATCTAACGTATTAACAACTCAGCCTAGTTCATTATCGCAATCAAATACAATTGATGAGGGGCAAGTAAAACACGATGATCTAGAAGTGAATGTTTTAGAAGCACAAGCTATGGTTCCTGAAAAATCTAATATCGAAATCGTTACGCAAAATCCTCAATGTATCGCAGAACAAGTAGACACTGTTCAAACAATTCAACAACCGGTACAACAATCAATTACTCTTCAAAGTACTGTACAAGGGCAAGCAATCCTACCCATATCACAAATGCAACAGAATGTTAGTGCTGTGCAATCTAGTCAACAAAATGTAATGGTTCCAGGATCAGCAATAACGCATCAATCGCCTCAACAGGTACAAGTTGTATCTCAAAACGTAGCCATGCCACAAAAGGACCCACAAACTCAAGTTGCATCGAGCGGAATCAATATATCAGGACAATATCAAAATCAATCTATGCCATGCAATATTCtattacagcaacaacaaatTCCTATACAACAAAGTATAGCGCAAATGCACATTCAGCCTGAACATCAGCATCAGGGACAAATGCAAGCTCAACGACCATTGCAACAATTTCAACATCAACAAATACCGCAACAACATCAACAATATGTGATACTTCCTAGACATATTCCACAATTACAACCAGCCACAATCATGGATGAAAGAAACCGCAggatttctaatatttctacaACATCGAACATGTCTACGGATTCCCAAATTTCGGAAATTACTAATATGACGGACGATAAGAAGCAAACAATGATCATGCCCAATTTATCGATGCCCCAAACACAGCatgtacaatttatttctcaaCCAGATGGATCAAATATCACTCCTTTACCACAGACTGTTTTGGAACCAATCCAACAGCTTCAAACAGCACCTCAAGCTACAGTGACTGTCCCAGCAAATGTATCTGTACCTGTTTCAGTTCCTGCCCATCAAACTGTCACTGTAGAGATTGCTCCTAAAGTTACACTTAAAACTAAAGAAGTTTCATCAACGCTTCCAGATTTAGCACAAAATTTAGCAAATATACTTTCGAACCCGaaatcgaaatctgtaactCCTCATTGTTTAACTACCCACGAACCAAGCCAAGCTGTAAATATCCCAGGAACTACAATACTCGAATATAAACCTACTCTCCAGTCTGAACAGTATTTTCAACCTATTCAACCAGAAGCAAGTCAAATACAACTGCAACCGCAATTACAACACAATTATCAAGTGAACACAACACAGCAAGGAATTTCACAAACGTTTCAATTTAGTCAACAACCTCATCAAGCTCAAATACCTCTGCAGCAAACAATGCAACTGAATGCAACCCATCAGATCGACCCTCAGTTACAAATGGCAcaacaaaattttcaacagAGCAAATGGGCTGCTTCTATgaatcaaaatattatacagcAATCTGTGTCAATCAGACATATTCAACAGATTCAACCACAATCGCAACAAACTATCCCACAACACGTTATAcaagaaattcaaaatgtaGAAAGTTGCATTTCTTCCGATCAATCTCAGTTTCATTTAAAGCTCCCTGATCAACAACTCTTAGGAAAAGTATCCGAAACAGAAGCTCAAGAAGCTAATTCAGCTGG GCGTACAAGTTCTGAATGTCCTTTATTATTGGAGAACGAAAGCTCTAGCCATGATGTAACTCCTGAACACACGATCGTTGAATCTGTAGATTCGGTATTATTTACACAAAATCAAACAttgcaacaacaacagcagcagcagcaacaccaacagcagcaacaacatCGAAAGCTTAGTCAACAGAATTCGCTAGATAAAGTCTCAGATACGACTACTGGAACTAGTGTTCTGGGTGGAACAGGTCCACAAACAATAGCAGATCTCCATCAAAAGCTTGTTCAATTAACAAGTCAGCCGTCCGAAGCGCTTAATGTAGGCACACCTCCTATAAGTTATCCAGCTACTCCTCATAATCACCAGATAATAGGTGGATATGATGCTTACATGCATTCTTTACAACAGAAACTTGTTAATATTGGCATGCCAATTTCCACTACACATGGCATa CAAGGTCCTCTATCACCTCAGACTACGATACAGTCAACTACAAACTTGACTGATTCAAATGTTCCAACAAGTGTGGAAAGTTCTGTTTTAACTCAAGAAAGCTCAATTCAACAACTTACGCTTTCTCAAACT CATGTAGATTGCTCTCTCGATAGTCCAACTCCAACACTTGGAGGGGCTCCTGTAGGGTCTGAAACTATGAGTCCGAGTAAAGAGAGTATAAAAGTTCGAACCCAAAGACCGGGATCTCGTCTCCAAGAATTAGAACAAGAATTAGCAAAAATTCACAGAGGATCAATTCCAGCAACAGCTTCTCCACAACCTTTAACACCGCCTGTATCCATCAGTTCTGTTCCGCCGTCGTCCGTTGGTTCTATTCAGCTGCAACCATCGTTACAGTCTACTCAAAGTTTATTGACTACTGTTCCACCTGTAACTGCTGTACCTGTTGCTACCGTTACTCCCAGTGTCTTTACATCACGCTCTGATACGAACACTCCGGTGCAAATAGAATCTCAAGAAAATGTTTCCGAG GTTAGTACAACACAACCtgttagaaaaatatcaaGATTCGTGGTTTCCAAGGTCGCAGGTCCTCCTAGTAATGCTGCTACACCGATTCAACAACATACCGATATGTCAAAAAATCAAACAGAAGATTCAAAGGTTTATCATATAGATGACACACAGG GTACACCAGTACAAATAACTCACAGCCGTGAGGGTTCTCTTCCACCTACGCAAATTACTCAGCCTATTAATGCTCCTGTTGTAGAA caaacAGAAAAAGATGAGAGATTTTGGACATTAACACCAAGTGAAGAATATCAATTGCTTATAAAAAA GCAAACTATGGAATTGGAATCCCTACAAAGAAGACATAGAGAAGAATTGGAACGATTTCAACAGCATCAATTACAGCTATTAATTCAACAGCAACAGCAAGCAAGTGTACTTCATCAACATCACCATCAACATCATCCAGTGCTTTATCATACTGTTACGACTAGTGTGCCAG GACAAACTAGACTTCCAGGTACAGAAGACTATTTAATGTTTAACACAACGCCCCAAACTCCTTTACAAAAAGCTCCGAGTAATTATCCAGATACCGATGAAACATTACGATTAGCTATGCAGAAATTGAAGCAAACTCCTTTGCAACTACAACCACAACAGACGGCAACTGGAATACCACACGCTTATGTTATTCCAATTCCAGTAGTGCCTTCTGAAACTATGCAAAACGTGTCTACTCAACAACCTACTAGTTATACAAGTGAACTAACCGAATCTCTAGAGCCAGCACATAATCCGACAATTATAAATTCAACGCAATATCAGTTCACGCCTATATTACCAGATggaacaaatatcgcagtatCCTCTACTGGATCCTTAGTTACACCTATACCGATATCAAGTTCAACGGGAAGTGGAGGTTACATCCAGTATCATGATAATCAAAcattatcaaattttcaaacatttagTTGTACACCACATGGCGGTTTCTTTTTACCAGCTGGTTATCGGCTAATATACGCTCCTTCTGGTGGAACGTCTCAGTCGCAGCCAGCTACACCAGCTACCCCACATATAGGAAATTCTCATGACGGTACACCGCCGGCAGAACCTTTGCACGCCGCAAATGTTGACAATTCAACAGCTCCACCTTCCCATACCGATCAATAA